One Betta splendens chromosome 8, fBetSpl5.4, whole genome shotgun sequence DNA segment encodes these proteins:
- the LOC114859821 gene encoding pyruvate dehydrogenase (acetyl-transferring) kinase isozyme 2, mitochondrial-like: MTSKMRCVRSLMKAAALANVPRHIEHFSKFSPSPLSMKQFLDFGSTNACERTSFVFLRQELPVRLSNIMKEINLLPDKLLATPSVQLVQTWYIQSLMEILEFLDKNPDEQRVLETFVEVLEAIRNRHNEVVPTMAQGVIEYKEAFTQQDPVTNHNIQYFLDRFYTSRISIRMLINQHTLVFNGSTNPAHPNTIGCIDSKCDVTEVARDAYESAKLLCEQYYLGAPELELRQINANSIREPIYISYIPSHLYHMLFELFKNSMRATIENHEASRALPPIKVMIALGGEDLSIKMSDRGGGVPFRKIERLFSYMYSTAPRPSADDKHRAPLAGFGYGLPITRLYARYFQGDLQLHSMEGYGTDAVIHLKVLSTDSVERLPVFNKSALRHYKLTLEADDWCIPSKEPLDLAVHRTGK, encoded by the exons ATGACGAGTAAGATGCGCTGCGTCCGGTCGCTGATGAAGGCTGCGGCGCTGGCCAACGTGCCGCGACACATAGAGCACTTCTCCAAGTTCTCCCCGTCTCCGCTGTCCATGAAGCAGTTCCTGGACTTCG GTTCTACCAACGCCTGTGAGCGCACATCGTTCGTGTTCCTGCGCCAGGAGCTTCCCGTTCGTTTGTCCAACATCATGAAAGAAATCAACCTGTTGCCGGACAAGCTGCTGGCCACGCCGTCCGTCCAGCTGGTGCAGACCTG GTACATTCAGAGTTTGATGGAAATCCTGGAGTTTCTGGACAAGAACCCAGATGAACAACGAGTCCTTGAGAC GTTTGTGGAGGTCCTGGAGGCCATAAGGAACCGGCACAATGAGGTGGTGCCCACCATGGCTCAGGGGGTCATCGAGTACAAAGAGGCCTTTACCCAGCAGGACCCCGTGACCAACCACAACATCCAGTACTTCCTGGACCGCTTCTACACCAGTCGCATCTCCATCCGCATGCTCATCAACCAGCACA CTCTAGTGTTCAACGGCAGCACCAACCCAGCTCACCCCAACACCATTGGCTGCATTGACTCCAAGTGTGACGTGACCGAGGTGGCACGAG ATGCATATGAGAGTGCCAAGTTGCTGTGTGAGCAGTATTACCTGGGAGCACCAGAGCTGGAGCTCAGGCAGATAAACG CCAACAGCATCAGGGAACCCATCTACATCTCCTACATCCCGTCTCATCTGTACCACATGCTTTTTGAGTTGTTCAAG AACTCCATGAGAGCCACAATAGAGAACCACGAGGCAAGCAGGGCCCTCCCACCCATCAAAGTCATGATCGCCCTCGGAGGGGAGGACCTGTCCATTAAG ATGAGTGACAGAGGAGGTGGGGTTCCCTTCCGGAAGATAGAGCGTCTCTTCAGCTACATGTACTCCACCGCTCCCCGACCCTCAGCAGACGACAAGCACAGAGCTCCATTG gctgggTTTGGCTACGGTCTGCCCATCACTCGTCTCTACGCTCGCTACTTCCAGGGAGACTTACAGCTCCACTCTATGGAGGGCTACGGCACTGATGCTGTCATCCACCTGAAG GTGCTGTCCACAGACTCTGTGGAGAGGCTGCCAGTGTTTAACAAGAGCGCGCTGCGTCACTACAAGCTGACACTGGAGGCAGATGACTGGTGCATTCCTTCCAAAGAGCCGCTGGATCTCGCTGTCCACCGAACTGGCAAGTGA